CCCTTTCTGTTGCTTCAAGAATGAATATTGGTCAAATTTTTGAAACACACTTGGGTTTTGCAGCAAAAAAACTTGGATATCAATCATTGTGTCCCGTGTTTGACGGACCCACTGTTGAAGAGATAAAAGAAGAGCTTAAAAAAGCGGGATTGCCCGAAGACGGAAAAGTTCTTTTGCATGACGGAAAGACGGGCCAGGTTTTCCGAGAAAAAATAACAGTAGGGTATATGTATGTTATGAAATTAATTCATATGGTTGAAGATAAAATCCACATGAGATCAATCGGTCCTTATTCTTTAATCACTCAGCAGCCACTTGGAGGTAAGGCGCAATTTGGTGGACAGAGATTTGGTGAGATGGAAGTTTGGGCATTAGAAGGATATGGAGCGGCTCATACTCTCCAAGAAATGTTGACTATAAAGTCTGATGATGTTCCGGGAAGAGCTGAAACGTATGAATCAATTGTAAAAGGAGAGGAGATAAAAACACCAAATATTCCTTCTTCCTTTAACGTTCTAGTTTCTGAGTTAAAATCACTTGGTTTTAATGTTGAGGTAATAAAAAAAGAAAAGGAAGAAAAATAATACGGAGCAAGCATTAATATTTTGCCCCGCAAAAATTAGGGAGCTGACGCATTAATATTTTGCCCCGAAAAAATTATGTCAAAAGTAGAAAGATTTGATGCAATTAAAATAAGTCTTGCCTCTCCGCAAGAAATTTCTCTTTGGTCTTATGGTGAAATTACAAAGCCAGAGACAATAAACTATCGAACTCAGAGGCCAGAAAAAGATGGTCTTTTTTGTGAAAAAATTTTTGGCCCTACAAAGGACTATGAATGTTATTGTGGAAAATACAAAAGAATAAGATATAAAGGTATTATATGTGATAAGTGTGGAGTTGAAGTTACCAAGTCATCTGTAAGAAGGGAAAGAATGGGTCATATTTTACTTGCAACTCCAGTCGCTCACATTTGGTTTTTCAGGGGTGTTCCTTCGAGGGTAGGACTTTTACTTGGAAAACCGATGCAAGATGTTGAAAGAATAGTTTATTTCGTTTCATATATTGTCATCTCGGTAGACGAAGTAGCTAAGAAAAAAATACTTCAAGATGTTGAAGAAGAGTTTAAGAGAAAAAATAAAGAGAAAAATAATAAAAAAGAGCAAGAAGAGTTAAAGAAAATAAGAGATGAGACGGTTCAAGAGATTAAAGATCTTAAAGAGGGAGTTGTTATATCTGAGAACGGTTATAGAAGATTTTCTTTAAAGTATGGTTCTATTTTTAAAGCAGGAACTGGAGCTGAAGCATTGAGGGAGATTTTTGAAAAAATGGATCTTAAGAAATTAGAGAAAGAACTTGAATCAAAACATAAAGAATCTAGTCAAGAAAATAAAAAGAAAATCCGCCAACGTCTCAGTCTTGTAAGGAAGTTTATTGACTCTGAAATTCGCCCAGAGTGGATTTTTTTAACAAACCTTCCAGTGATACCGCCGGATTTGCGTCCCATGGTACAGCTTGACGGCGGAAGATATGCTTCCTCAGACTTAAACGATCTTTACAGAAGAGTAATTAATAGAAACAATCGGTTAAAATATCTAAAAGAGATTGACGCTCCAGAAATTATACAAAGAAATGAGAAAAGAATGTTACAGGAGGCTGTTGATGCTCTAATAGATAATTCATCAAGGAGAAAGCCACAACAGACAACAGCAAGTACAGGAGGTAAAAGAGAATTGAAGTCTTTAGCCGATATGCTTAAGGGAAAACAAGGAAGATTTCGTCAGAATCTTCTTGGAAAAAGAGTGGATTATTCTGGAAGATCTGTTATTGTTGTGGGACCAGAGTTGAAATTAGATGAGGTTGGTATCCCAAAGAAAATGGCTCTCGAACTTTTTAAGCCATTTATAATACACAAAATTATAGAAAGGGGACTTGCTCATAATGTAAGAGGCGCTGGTATTTTAATTTCTGAAGAAAGAGAGGAGGTTTGGGAAATATTAGAAGAAATTATTGATGGTAAATATTTACTTTTGAATAGAGCGCCAACTCTTCATAGACTTTCTGTTCAGGCTTTCAAGCCATTATTAATCGAAGGAAACGCTCTCCAAATTCATCCCTTGGTTTGCCCTGCTTTTAATGCTGACTTTGATGGTGACCAAATGGCAGTTTTTCTGCCTTTATCTAAAAGAGCCCAAAGAGAAGCTTCAGATCTAATGGTTTCAACAAAAGGAGTTTTAAAGCCAGCCACGGGACGTCCAATTGCTATTCCAAGACAAGAAATGATACTTGGTTGTTATTTTTTAACTAAAGTGAAGCCTGGATTAAAAGGAGAAGGTAAGATTTTTGCAAGTCCAACTCAGGCAAAAATAGCATTTGATTTTGGAGAGATAGATTCTCAGGCAAAAATAAAGATATTAAAAGATTGTGATTATTTTAAACAAAGGAAGATAGAGTGTAATGAAAAATTCATTGAAACTTCTGTCGGCAGAATTCTTTTTAATGACATTTTGCCCAAGGATTTTCCTTACCAGAATGATCTTAAGGACTCAAGAAAAATTCAGTCTTTAATTACTGTTTTAATAGAGAAATATCCCCACGAAAGAGCAATTAATTTTCTCGATAGCATAAAAAATCTTGGTTTTGAGGCATCAACATCTTCTTGTATCACCTGGGGTATAGATGATCTTATTGTGCCAGAGAAAAAACAAGAAGTTTTGGGAAAGTCTGAAAAAGAAGAAATTGAAATTAGAAAACAATATATGCAAGGATTTTTATCAGATAGGGAAAGAAAGGATAAAATTATTGAAATTTGGCAAAGAGCAAAAGACGAAATTTCGGAAGAAGTTTTAAATTCTATCTCAAAGGACGGATCTGTTTTTTATATTATTGATAGTGGTGCGAGAGGTTCTTGGGCACAACCATTTCAGATGGCTGGGATGAAAGGACTTGTTGCAAACCCAGCTGGAGAGACTATAGAGTTACCTGTTAAAAAAAGTTATTATGAAGGACTTACAACTCTTGAATACTTTATTTCAACTCATGGCGCAAGAAAAGGAACTGTAGATACTGCCCTAAGAACTTCAAGTGCAGGATATCTTACAAGAAGGTTGGTTGATGTTGCTCATGAATTAATTGTTAAAGAAAAGGATTGTGGTGATAGAAAAGGAATAATAATTCAAAAAAAAGGTTTTGAAGAGTTAGATCAAGACTTATTCCAGAAATTGCTCGGTAGGATAGTTCTTGAAGATATAAAAAATAAAAAAGGGAAAGTACTTTTAAAGAAAGGGGAGATTATTGATGAAAATAAATTAAGAGAAATTGAAAATGAAGATATTGAGTCATTTAATGTGCGTTCACCCCTAAGCTGTAAATGTCTTAAGGGGATTTGTCAGAAATGTTATGGCATGGATTTAACAACACACCAGCTTGTGAAACTTGGAGAAGCTGTTGGAGTTGTGGCAGCTCAAGCGATTGGAGAACCAGGAACTCAGTTGACCATGAAAACTTTTCACACTGGAGGTGTTACAGGAGTTGGAGATATTACTCTTGGTCTACCGCGTGTTGAAGAAATTTTCGAAGCAAGATCTCCCA
The window above is part of the Candidatus Paceibacterota bacterium genome. Proteins encoded here:
- the rpoC gene encoding DNA-directed RNA polymerase subunit beta' gives rise to the protein MSKVERFDAIKISLASPQEISLWSYGEITKPETINYRTQRPEKDGLFCEKIFGPTKDYECYCGKYKRIRYKGIICDKCGVEVTKSSVRRERMGHILLATPVAHIWFFRGVPSRVGLLLGKPMQDVERIVYFVSYIVISVDEVAKKKILQDVEEEFKRKNKEKNNKKEQEELKKIRDETVQEIKDLKEGVVISENGYRRFSLKYGSIFKAGTGAEALREIFEKMDLKKLEKELESKHKESSQENKKKIRQRLSLVRKFIDSEIRPEWIFLTNLPVIPPDLRPMVQLDGGRYASSDLNDLYRRVINRNNRLKYLKEIDAPEIIQRNEKRMLQEAVDALIDNSSRRKPQQTTASTGGKRELKSLADMLKGKQGRFRQNLLGKRVDYSGRSVIVVGPELKLDEVGIPKKMALELFKPFIIHKIIERGLAHNVRGAGILISEEREEVWEILEEIIDGKYLLLNRAPTLHRLSVQAFKPLLIEGNALQIHPLVCPAFNADFDGDQMAVFLPLSKRAQREASDLMVSTKGVLKPATGRPIAIPRQEMILGCYFLTKVKPGLKGEGKIFASPTQAKIAFDFGEIDSQAKIKILKDCDYFKQRKIECNEKFIETSVGRILFNDILPKDFPYQNDLKDSRKIQSLITVLIEKYPHERAINFLDSIKNLGFEASTSSCITWGIDDLIVPEKKQEVLGKSEKEEIEIRKQYMQGFLSDRERKDKIIEIWQRAKDEISEEVLNSISKDGSVFYIIDSGARGSWAQPFQMAGMKGLVANPAGETIELPVKKSYYEGLTTLEYFISTHGARKGTVDTALRTSSAGYLTRRLVDVAHELIVKEKDCGDRKGIIIQKKGFEELDQDLFQKLLGRIVLEDIKNKKGKVLLKKGEIIDENKLREIENEDIESFNVRSPLSCKCLKGICQKCYGMDLTTHQLVKLGEAVGVVAAQAIGEPGTQLTMKTFHTGGVTGVGDITLGLPRVEEIFEARSPKGEAPIFEEPGRVLKIKKERTETIIEVKTEKKKKKEYKIPAKVDTLIKEGEMVVPGQAIIEGRIDIKKLFKAAGQEKAQKYILNEVQKIYTEEGVSIHDKHVETIIRQLFSRVKIVKVGDSNFAKGEVISRARLAEVNNKIKRENGEEAKEKPVLLGITKVALSTDSFLSAASFQETSRVLIKAAIEGREDNLEGLKENVIIGKLVPSGTGFIINDKDNKEK